The Mastacembelus armatus chromosome 20, fMasArm1.2, whole genome shotgun sequence DNA segment TTATTATCCCTTAAAACCAAACATATTCTCTCTGCTTTGGCGTAATAAACCCAGAAAAATAGTCATGCTTTACAGGAAAGGGTGTAGGATCTGGCTATGAAAAATGGTGAGCTGTTCTGAAACAATTTTGAAGCTGAGCGCTAAAGAACAAAGGGTGTGGGAGATTGCAACCTTGTGCCACACCCTCAGGCTGTAGAGTCAGGGCCTTTATGGCAGCCTTTGTTAAGGTGCTTGATATACTCTACACCCCAGAATCCCCTTTCATCTTCCAGCatagtgagacagagagagagagctactGAAACGGTTCTGTGTATCCAGAAGAGTACCCAAAATACACTGAAGCAATATATTAGAGAACTTTGAGCAAAAGGATGGATGCTACAATTCCTTAGGGtatatttatatgaaaataactCTCATCTCCTTTTAGATGAAAGGGTTTGAAGGAGTCTGTAAATGTCCAGTATATTAACActtaagagaaaaataaatgcaataagtTCTGACAACTGAACTGCAAGGAATAAACAGGATGAAGCTGAAACCATTTTCATCTTAATCAACTATCCACGAGGATGGATTAACATATTTTCCCTCATAATTTCACACAGGATTGAAGAGAAGAAATGTCAAGCTCAAATTTGATAGATCAATTTACCAGCTGTTCCAGCAGGCTTTTCCTTTAGCTGTAATTCAATCCCTCCCTGTTTAACAGCATAATCTATGACACACTTCATCTGCTATTCATTTGAAGTGTCATCATCTGGCTTTATCTTCTGAGACCTCAGCAATGCCAGCACCAGTACTGCTATTTGCTGGGAGCTATTTGCTATATGCAGTCATTTCCATGGCTGTTAAGGTCCTGCATTAATGTACAATTTATGATTCAGCCTCCGCATTAATGCACATTACTGTCAATAGAAGCACTAGAAACTATCCCCATaacatctttctgtttttcactatTACACATTTTCCCTTTCATTAATAAGATAATTATGTCTCTGGAAACAGGTCACACATACCCAACAATACACTTTTTTGTAgattaacacatacacacacactaacacccACAGATTCACTGCTGTAGGCTTTTATCCTCAGGCACAGGATTCCCAAGAATTACATAGAGAGAAACGTATTCATTTGGggaacatacacatacactccTCCCAGAGATGAGCCTGCAACATACTCATTTTGTCCTGAGGCAGAGAAGCACACTATTGTTGGATTACTGGGGCGATGTAGTAGTTTGGGGCCTTGGGGAGTTTCCTGTAGGTGCACCCTTCTATTTTTGACCTCTTTTTCCCCTTTGTGAAACTGTGAGTCTATGGCGATTTATCTGTAATAACCACATGGGCCATGTCAATTTAGGATAGAGTAAATATGACTGTCGCATTTTAAGACCGCAACAGCAAGTTTGTAAAGAGGTCATGAATATGCCATTATATCTGAGCAATTTTTAAGAAAGCCATGAAATgagtgaggaagagaaaaaaaaacagttcataTAGCTAAAAAGCAGAATTTCCTCTTTGACTGTCTTCTTATCCTATAAGATATGCTGTATTTGTTCAAGCTTTCtgcctacacaaacacaactccaaGCACTCAGAAATACGACAGGAGGACAAATGCAAACTTTTCAGCCCTCAATATATTTTCATGCTTGAGTTATTTGGTACAAAATAGTGTAACGCTCCAATGGAGTATAACTGTGACATTTATATTTACCATCTAGTTATCACTGCCATTTAGAAATTGCATTTCCTACTGTATTGCAAGGGGAACTTATTTAAACTTGGTCAATTTGAACAAATTGTAACACCTAAAAAATGACTTATATAGGGATACCATTTGCAATACTAACATTCAAAACTGAAACTTGCTTTAGGGAAACTAAAAgagctgttttatcatttaaattGTGTGATATCATGGCTACTAACTTATAACATGAAATTGAATGGAATAAAGTAGTTTCCTATTTACTATGTTGGCCATCACCGTTTGTAGgcacaagacaagacaagtcaagtcattattaaattaattcGTCCCTATCAATATATtgagttgagtcaagagtgccatttCATAGTGACTACTccacaaaatgactgtaaatatacagatATAAGTCACTTCACTATACAAGTTGCACTACAAGCCATAGGAGTAATAACAGTGtaacttatagtccagaaaatacagtaaatgtaattaaatgtaattgaatgtaaatgtaaatgtaactgAAAAGAACTATCTCATAGATACATTCTGTTTTTGCCTATCAAATTTGCTGACAATCATAAAGCAGTAACTAGTAACTCAATTAGTAGTAACTAGTAACTCAACTGTGCAAGGCAATGTACATAAAAAAGATTTATGCATGGTTACTTTCTAACAAAGGGAAGCAGCTAAAAtgaagtacattttatttaatttgggGCTTTTGACTAAACATTTGGGTAGAAATTGTGCAGCTAAGTAGTGACTTTTCACATTGTGTACATGTGGTTCATGTTAAGACGTGTACTGCATTACCTACTCATGTCCCCAGGCACAAATCTGTATGCCTTATGCTGCACGTATGCAATAGGTAGAGCTTTATCACACTGCCCTATAGACATCTGAAAGGGTCACAGAAGtggttgtttttcatgttttcatgttgtcgGTCCTTGAATGATTATGTCAACAGACCATTGAACCTCTTTCCAATCACCAACTTTCATGCCATCCCTAAATACACCTCTCTGAAAGACACACCTCCTCTAACCTGACCCAGAGTTCAACAACTTTATACCTTATCAGAAAAAAAGTTGTGCTACTAACCCCCTTTCCCCCAAGCTGCATATATAAAGGTTCCCATATAGGGGATTGTATTCTCAGTAAAGTTGCAGCCTGTTGGTGTTGGACAGAGATAGGAGAAGATTTTTGTTTATCTGTAAATGTTTGAGATTATGAAGAAGGATCAAGCTTAAGTTCTGATTTTTGCCTGGTAAACATGTATTTAATAttcttatactgtatattagcaCTGTGGATTTCAGTTTTCAATTCATCATGACTTTTAGAGCAAATTTTGctatatgtgtgtttgcttacAGTATTTCCGATTTGGACTGTATGAAAATCAAATCTTTATTCATGCACTGATTATAGCTATTCGTGACCCTTTTACAGCAAAAGTTACATCCAAGCTGCTTCTGGTTAAAATACTTCTGTTTCCACTTTCGTTTCAGCCCCAGCCTCGTGCTTTGGTTTGTGCGTCTATCCCGGACGAGGGGGCGTGGTCTGGTCTCACGTCATATCAGCCGCcgcgctctgattggctgtcgaTCCTCACCCGACACAGCAGTGAGtgctggctgcagaggaagccGCTCTCCCTGGTCATGAGCTCGGCGCTGTGGACTTGGGCAGTGCCGTGTGTTttctggtctgtctgtctgctgacaGTGATGTGAACAATTACCGTGATCGCAGTCCTTGTTATAAAGAGCAGGAAAAAACAAGGAAGGGGTCTTAGCTTGATCATTGGTCGAGGTGCGACTGAACAGGAGACCAGACACTTCAGACGTCTGGAGTCGAGGTGAGGagcatttttcagtcttttctcaCTAACTTAGTCAGTTTTAGTAGAATCTGGAAAAACATTACTCTGTTTATCTATCACTCTGCAACAATGAATGCATGAATTTTTATCACACTAGTGCCAAATGACCAGACTGGAGGACCACTGGTGGAGCTGTTCCTGTGCATCAAGAGTTGAAACCAAGCAGTCTTCATCTGGAGCGAGCTGGCTGGCATCTAAAGCAAAAGAAATGATGTCTATTATCACCACCGTGCTCAGCAACGCCTACGGCTCCCTGTACGACGTCCGGACGACCAACCTGATCCGCCGGGGTCTCGTCCTCTTCACAGTCGGGGTGTTCCTCGCCCTGGTGCTCAATTTGCTGCAGATACAAAGAAATGTCACCCTGTTTCCTGAGGAGGTGATGACAGCTTTGTTTTCCTCTGCCTGGTGGATCCCACCTTGTTGTGGCACAGGGGCAGGTGAGTAGACAACTTGCTGGTTGAAAAATGTTGATTAGAGTTATAAATAGAGCAGCCCTATCAGGACCATCTCTGGTTTGTTGTTGGGTTTGGACCAAAGGAATTTGGGAagctttttttatattaagataaaacaatgacaaagaaagtctttaaattataatttaccAGTCATTTACACACGCTAAATCACCTCCGCGGGGCTTCCCTGCAAACTTGCAAACTAAAATGGTGCAATTTAAAACTAACCTAGGCATAAAAATAAGGCTTTGCTATCATTACTGATGTGAGAGGCCTCTGAATGATCAGCTAATAATGACTAATCATTcggctttgtttttgttggctGTTATATAGGTCTGTGTCTGTCCTGGTCAGGGTTAATGGTTTTGTCTGACAGTCAGctaagaaaaaacagactttgtaCAGGTGGTAGAGACTCTCGCTCTCTGATTGGTCACAACACACGGACTGAGTGCGAGCTGGACGCTCATTGGCTGAGGCCGTAACGGGTGAGCTGAGTGGGCGGTGCTTTGAAGGCTAGGAACCAGGAAGttgttgaaagaaaaaacatctgtgCCAGACTGCTCCCTCCATGTGCTGCAGGGTGTAATAATGTCTGTACTGTTTGTTGACATTAGTTAGTGCCTTTTTATGTCTTCAGTGTCATGAAAAGACTTGTTTAAGGTTGTTGATATAGTGAACTAAATACCTTCTTAACATTTAACCTAttgtaaatgtgctgtttttaattCTCCTTTCTCAAGTATGGTTTGTTTTAAGTTTAACAGttataaaaattacatttttttgctaGTTTCCCTGAGGTAAATGTGATGTTCTCAGATATCatgttttgtccaaccaacTGTATTGATTGAAACAATCAAAAACGCGACAGTAATTAATTTTCAAAGTAGTTTCAggttcattttctgtcagttaaCCAGCTGATTAATTGAGTAACTGACTAATTGTTTGAGCTAAGTGCTATACTctattaaatattttagttttttagtttttacaaaATGCTTAATAAAGTGTACAAAACAGAGCTAGAGCTTGACATTGCGCAAAGTAAAAGATTCAATCAAAAGGACATTGCAGGCACACAAACGATTAAGAGGATAATTAAATAAGTATATATTCTTAGTGTAAGGGTTTAATTGTATGCACGGTCAGGATAAAATTATGAGTCATTAATTATGGAAAGCTTGCTAAGCAAAAATTCCTGCATCTGCAGCTTTATGACAGGAAGTCCCTCTGTCATGTCATAGAATTATTGCTTCTCTTGTGTAACTGGGGCTGTTTGGTTCTTTTCACAGCTGTTATTGGACTGCTGTATCCCTGCCTTGACAGCCATTTGGGGGAGCCACACAAGTTCAAGAGGGAGTGGGCCAGTGTCATGAGGTGCATTGCAGTGTTTGTCGGCATCAATCACGCCAGTGTTGTATCCTTTTGTGCGAACATCACCCTGGAGATTCAGGCTACTTTCTTATAGTTAGTATATGGGACATATTTGCCTTTCTGTTGCTGGTTTAGACAGCATTTTACTCAAGAGGATGTCCTGCTTCACCCTTTACCTTTAcgaaaagtgaagtgaaagtgaagtaAAGTGATGGAATATAGTACTAAACAGGttgtacagtacaaatatttaGAGTAAGAACAAATCCCATGCTACTGTTTGACATTATCCTTAACTGCCCAGTAACACAGAAACTAGACTTTGACAACAACGTGCAGCTCTCTCTAACACTGGCAGCCTTGTCCTTGGGCCTGTGGTGGACATTTGACCGGTCCAGGAGCGGCTTTGGCCTGGGCATCACCACTGCCTTCCTTGCTACTGTGATCACACAGGTGCTGGTCTACAATGGAGTCTACCAGTAAGTTTGCAattcaattaaaacaaatgctgcccttgttattatttttaaggAAACCAAACTGTTGCTGTCTTCACTGATTAATCATATGTGTTTTGTCACCACTGAAATAAAGTACACCCATCTGTCTGATTCCAAGAAAGATAGTCCATGACAGATATGCCATGAATAACTGAGCTATAGTTTTGATTTTCCTCCTGTGTCTGGGTGCCCAGTTTACTCAGTGGCATATAATCAGAAATTCATAGCTAAGAGAAAGGATTATTGCCCAACATAAAAGTTTCAGAAGACTTTACTGatggaaacagagggaggaatGACATGACAAGATTTATATATCCTTCCTGCTCAGAGATTTCTATATGGTGTTGTCTTGATGTCTATTTTGTTGGTAAGAACTGATATGTTCA contains these protein-coding regions:
- the insig1 gene encoding insulin-induced gene 1 protein, which translates into the protein MTRLEDHWWSCSCASRVETKQSSSGASWLASKAKEMMSIITTVLSNAYGSLYDVRTTNLIRRGLVLFTVGVFLALVLNLLQIQRNVTLFPEEVMTALFSSAWWIPPCCGTGAAVIGLLYPCLDSHLGEPHKFKREWASVMRCIAVFVGINHASVKLDFDNNVQLSLTLAALSLGLWWTFDRSRSGFGLGITTAFLATVITQVLVYNGVYQYTSPDFLYVRSWLPCIFFSGGVTVGNIGRQLAMGGVEKSHVD